The DNA sequence ACTGCTTGCTTTACTGCATGCGCGTCAATGCTCTCACCTTCCTCTTCATTCTATACATCAAAGTGAAATAACCTTATAGGTGCTGTcattaatatgtatataattcTCTTGCagtaattatttatatatagagaGGAATTGAAATGTCTTACTTCTCCTCCAACTGCCTGTAACCTGAAACTGTCTGCACAGGAAACCCTAGCTTCAAGGACATTGAGACCCAAGTCTTCGAAAGCTTCCAGTACAGACACAAGCAAACCTGGGCAACTCTTCTCAGAAAACACATTTATCAGAAATCCTTTTTCTAGGGCTTCCACTGTAACCTGCTGAATAATAAGGACATGTACAAATTATAACAAATTAAAACTCCATTATATATTACTACCCATACAACTAAAAAGGATACTGATTAAATTGATCATAGTACTGGATATGGAAAAGGGTGAATTCTGTCTGTATAAGTACCCCAGGCAATGGATTTTGGTCacttgatgatgaagaagtaGTTTGTGCATTTGCAATATCTTGATTCAGTCTTTCCACCTTTTGTTTTAGCTCTTCAATGTACTTGGAGGCATCTACTATGATTGAGGTTTTGTTTAGCTGCGACACATGCACAAACAAAAACTATACTGTCATATACATTTGATGATATCAataatgaacatatatatatacacacacagacacacacagaCAGAGGcacacgcatatatatatatatatatatatatatataatcaacatatatgtatacatatatacacactgTCTCTCTCATAGATTTAGATAATTAAAGAAGTACAGTCATGTAAGAACATCTTGCCATGGGTACAACTGACGGCTTGCTACTTATAATGAAATTCCAAATTAATTGATCTCTCTCTTTAGATATATAGATTTATGTAAATTACACAAATAGAAACTAATCTAATTCTAAAGTTCGACCGTAATCAAGATAACATATGGGATACTGAGATCTTTCAGAAAATGAATATCTATCGAATGGCAGCCATCAGAGAGACAAACATACACACTAACTGTTAGAACTTTTAGCTTTTGACGACTCACAGCACACTACTTATAATATTGTTTCAGTTTCTCTTGATAAGCTTAACAAACCACAGAAATAAATTGTTTTCGTATATAATATTAACATAAATGTTCTCATGGTATCAAGCAACAAGGAAACAGTATAATCACACTCACTCTTGGATTTGATATCAAAGGTGAAGAATAAATGATGTGCTTTTGTTGTTCTAATCTCAACCTTTGATATCAAATCTAAAAGTGGATGACCATGAATTCTTGGTCGCCAGATGACCATGATTTCTTGGTCGCTAGGTGACCATGAATCTTGGTCGACTCATAATATTAATTCTTCATCGGTTTGAAAATCAAGAGAGTGGTGCAGAAATAAGATATATTCAGGGGGTAGCCAGCACAAAAATGAAACCAATTGCATGTATTTTGTGTTAATGGGAAGAACAAGTGTGGTTTAGTATATATAAAACTTGGAGAAATTTAGGCCAATACGATAAAGGGAAACCCTGAGAAATGAATGCAGCAGGAGGAATTACAGCATGAGAGTTAGTAATAGAACGAAGAAGTTGCAGCTTCTCATAGAGTGCTGCCCTCTTGTGCTCCCTAGAAACCATGGAAACCTGGAAAAAGTAGGATATCGGATTCGATATATATTTCAGATTTACCAGCTTTCTCTCTTgcccctcttctctctcttccttacaCAAGTCTCTGAAAAGCTCTGAAAGCTTTTTATAAGAGGGCGATGAGCTCTCAAATCTATATGATCACCTGTTTTCTTCCCTGCACATGACTGCCTCAGTTTATTTTTTTCGAGTTTGGACAAATAGATAATAGATTCTAGCTGCAATTACTGACATGCCCTTCTATTTCATAGTACAaaattgtttcctttttttGCCCATATTATATCGCATGGCAAGGGATAACATTCCTCGTTAATCCTTAGGATGATTAATTGCACATAACTAATCATTTGTCTTATTCTTATATTAATACTAATGGGCTTCTTAAACCTAAAGTTTACTTAATTTGTTGGTAGAACTAGGCACTAGACCAAATGGTTCCAGAAAAAGTGGAATTCAACATGATTTATTCACTACACAACTTAATTTAACATGAAACATACATATTCATCATATCATGTATATACATGACAAAGTGGAATTCATCAATTATTGCTGAATAATTTTCAGATATAAAAGTTAAGTTAACCATCTTATAATATAAGATCACGTTAATGTCCTTGATTAAAGAAATGCACGCCAAGCCAGGTGTCCTAAACTAATAATTTATGGGCACTTTCCAACATAATATTCAAGCTGTTCAGCATAAAATCATAGATCATATCTGCAAAGTTGCtaatgattaataatttaaGAATAGTATATATTATACGAGTTTTCTTTCTTACCTGTATATACATGTCTTAAATTATAAAGCCAAGTATTCTGTATATTATGTATCTGGTGATAAAAACAGTAATAGTGATATTAAGAGTGATCAGTTTCACATGCATGTTTTTGGAGTAGTCTGCAAGTTGATATGCACAAAGCTAAGGCCACTTGATCATAAGCTAGAAAACATTTAGGGTCGGATATAAGCTTGAAAACAAAACAGAGTTTCTGTCTTTCATTCATTCTGaatattcattatatatatatatatatatatatatatgcatccaCCAAAATTATGAATTATTAGTGAATATAGATGGGAAAATGATACAGAGAAAGGGgtagaaagggaaaaaaaaagaagtgaaggGCGGGCAGGAATGGGGGAATCATAATCTCGTGATGGAGATAGAGGGATCAGGTGGGAGTGGCAACTGTGGATTTGTGGAATAGGCCAGCCATCGAGCCATCGAAACAAGTGCATGAGAAGAGAAGCAACAAAATATGATCGATATATGTTTAGTTTGTGAGTTCTGGAATGCCTCCAAACACTCCTCACGGGGGGTTTTTTTAGCTTAGCCTCTTCCCCTCCTCTCCGTTTGCCCTTTTTGTCcgctccttctctctcttcctctctctacACGTGCCATTTTTACCTTCTCATCATCTCTAGCCTTCAAGTTCAATTTCATTAATTATACCTTTTTTGACAAATGATGAAATAATCTACATTAATTATGATGATTCAAACTTGAGTGCAAGGAAAGGAACATATATACAACCTGGCCAAATTGGTTAAGCTCATATCTGCTCATCATGctccctttaatttaatttaatttaattttttgaaactcATATAAACATACAATCATAGATtcataatattaaatatttatgCATGAGGACAGTAGATTTCATCCTGTTCTCACTAGCTACTTGTTCTTTATACTTATCAATCATTAATCTAAGTCTACTTATAATTTATATCCATTGCATGGTATATGAAGTTTCACTGCAACTTGCTGATCAGACTGAGTTATATATAATTGAATTAGAAATTCATTTATCTTTTGGACAACGCATGCACATAAACTTATAAAGGATTagtcaaatatttccaaaaatATATTTACTTCCATGGACAGTTACGTAGATGAGGAAAAAGAACATTGCACTAAATACCAATAAGCATGCAAGTACAATTCCAATTTCCATCTGCAGTCAATATATTTATGTACTTTTTATGTATCACGAGACCTTTATATTATGTATCAAACTTAGTCACTAcgtgtatatatgtataatgtaaATGTACATGTATAGGAGGCTTAAGAGCAAGAGTTTTCCCTACTAGCTAGTCCTTGTTGATTCGAGCATTGTCTCCATTCGCCACAGAGACAAATCACGTACCAACTCTATTCACATGTGTGCCCATTAATCATTACAACCAAACAATACTCTCCATACACATACCCTGCTCCCAACCCTTGTCTTTTGCCCTCCATAAGAATGTATAATTTGTGCACTTCCCTGACACATTCCATGATCAATTTCTACGGTTTCCTTTagcttattttaaaaaataatttatttccaGGAATTAGGGTTTCCCTCAATTATTTTCCCAGTTTTGGTTGCATGTGCTTTGATTTTGTATTATATAAACAGATCCATCAGAATCttgatttgatttttcataaattttacTGATCAGGTAGTAATGGGTTAATTTATTTTATCACCGTACATGAAATGTCCACCATTTGTAATTAATACGCTGAAAGGCATGAATCGAAATACTGAAGTTCAATAAGTTTGTCCAATGAGCGTGACCTGATGCTTATCGGTATCGTAATATACTGAAGAAAAGTAGGAAAAAAACAAgttaaaacagataagcaatAATTTGTCTTGATACCATTGAAACCTATTAGCTAGCATTTCTTTATCAAATTGAAGagactaatttctttttattaatttgttcgGTGCTGTCCAATTCTTCTCAGGTCTTTTGTAACCCCTTTTTTTAACCATTTTACTTGATTTTGAAAACCTGAGGATATATGCATGCAATTTCTATttggttgatgatgatgatggattAATTCATTCTGATTAATTCTACACGTAAATAGAGGGTTAGGCGATGTTAATATATCGGATAGGACGATGTCGGACACAGAAGTTCACCCTCAAACACGAAGGCAAAGGATCTTAAGCTCTATTTTCCCAAGGCAAATTATCTTAAGCTCTGTTTTATCATCGATTTGAGGGTGATAAATTAACGTATATTACGTACTCATCTTAGGGCTTGTTAGTTGCCAAAAAGTTGGAGGCTGATGCAGAAGATTCTTTAAGGATTTGAGTGTTCTCATTCACATGTTTCATAATGGAATGCTCTGGGGGTATAAACCCGACTAAGACAATCGtgcttatattttatttatttttaattaatcaacGTAGAACATATGTACGTGCTAAACTCCGTTGTATTTGCGAGATCACAGCAACAATAAAATTCTTAATTGTTTATAATAATCTCAATTAGAAAAGTGATATGAAAGTTAATTATGGCATAACAATAAAAGTATTACTCTATTTAGAAATGCTTCTCGTGACATTCCATATTATTTGAaaatggaataaaaaaaaacccatataatGACAAGCCTTGCCACAATCACCACATAGAGCTTGACACCAAATCTGTGCTCCTTCATATGGTTCCAAAATTTTGTAATTCACTTcgaaaaaaaccaaagaaataGTTACTATCacatacaaatacataaacattGTGTCCAAGAaatattcttt is a window from the Pyrus communis chromosome 16, drPyrComm1.1, whole genome shotgun sequence genome containing:
- the LOC137719986 gene encoding transcription factor bHLH61-like isoform X2 translates to MVSREHKRAALYEKLQLLRSITNSHALNKTSIIVDASKYIEELKQKVERLNQDIANAQTTSSSSSDQNPLPGVTVEALEKGFLINVFSEKSCPGLLVSVLEAFEDLGLNVLEARVSCADSFRLQAVGGENEEEGESIDAHAVKQAVAVAIKNWSENTEN
- the LOC137719986 gene encoding transcription factor bHLH61-like isoform X1, with product MVSREHKRAALYEKLQLLRSITNSHALNKTSIIVDASKYIEELKQKVERLNQDIANAQTTSSSSSDQNPLPGQVTVEALEKGFLINVFSEKSCPGLLVSVLEAFEDLGLNVLEARVSCADSFRLQAVGGENEEEGESIDAHAVKQAVAVAIKNWSENTEN